The DNA sequence CGAGCGCGCCGCACACCGGGTTTGCGAAGGCCGCGATGTCGATGCCGTACGCCTCGACCGGGCGCAGCCGGAAGGACCCGGGCGTGTCCTTGGGCGCGGAGCCGAGCGAGACGACGGCACCCTCGGGCGTGTCGGCGACCGGCCGGGAACACGCCGGGCACTGCGGGTCCGGCACCAGCGGATGGCCACGCACCGACAACGACTCCATATCCAGCACCCGTACGTCCGGGAACGGCTCGCGCGCCGGGGCCGCATGCGCCTGTGCCACGACCACGGCGAGTGCGTCGGCCGCGAACGGGACGGCGTAGGGCCACACCCCCGACTCGTGGGTGGGACCGCCGAGTTCCAGCGCGTCACGCAGCGGCACGGAACGTACCGCCTGCCAGCGCCGGCCCAGACACCGCGGACAGGGCGAGTCGCCCATGGGGCCGACGATCGCGTGCCGCGCGTAGAGGTGCACCGGCACCGGGCCCGGCTCGTGCGCGCCGTACTCTTCCGCGAAGGCGTCGTCGAACCCCAACGCGCGCACCGACACACCGATGTGCCCCTGCCCCTGCCGGTCGAGCGCCGCCCGCAGCAGGCCGGTAACGAGACGGACGGCACTCGGCACGCGGACCGCCGGAGCCGTCGTCTCAACCGACACGCCGGGCCTCCGACGTCAGTAGCACGCGCACGACGTGGATTCCGGCGCGTTCGAGGTCCGCGGAGCCGGTCGGTACAACGAGTGCGTCCCGGGCCTGTTCGCCGAGACGGCGCAGTACGTCTGCCCAGGATGTGACGGCGTCCGGGTCGGCGGTCACAGTGCCGATCACCGTCAGGGCGCGCGGGTCGAGATCGCTGAGCACCGGATCCCCGAAAGACGTGTCGTCGGCCGGCCCCTGCTGCTCCAGCTGCACCTGACCCAGCAGCTCACGCAGCGCCGCCACGGCCGCGGCCCGGTACGACAGCTCGGCCCCGACCGACCAGCGGGTGCCGGCCCGGGCGAGGACGACCGACACGCCGGACCGCTCCCGCTCACCGAGGTCGAGCAGCTCGGCCTCGACACCGAGGTTGACGGCGGAGCGCATCAGGAAGGTGAGTTCGGGATCGGCGTCGGCGGGCACGGTCACGCCGGGCACGGCGGCACCTCGGACCGCCCGCCGGAGCGCGTCGTACGCGAGCACCGACAGCATGCCCTGCGCGGCGGCGTCGGACACGCTCGCGCCGGCCCGCATCCCGGCGCTCGTGGCCTCGAAGAGCCGCTCCGGGTTGCCGGCACCGAACGGGCGCACGGCCTCGCCCGGCACCAGGAACCGCTCCTTCGTAAGCAGCGAGACCGCCGCCTCCCACTCCCGTACGTCCGCCTCCGCGCCCCCGATGCCGGTGGCGGTGGCCAGCTCGGCCGGGGCGAGGCGCACCGCGGGTTCCGGGGCGGTGGTGCGGGCGTGCGGGACGACGTGCTCGGCGTACGTCTCGGCGGCCCGGTGCAGGGCCCGCAGCCGGGCGCCGGCCACGTGGTGGACGTCGGCGGCGGCGATCCGCCGGGGGCGGCCGTGCCCCACGCCGAGTTCGACCGCGCTGAGCTTCAGCGGGGTCTGGGTGATGTCCTCGTCGTCGTAGCGGCGGAAGACACCGGCGTGCGGCCGCAGCAGCACCGAGCGGCGGTTCAGCTCCGCCACCAGCTCGTCCGCCTCGCGGGCGGTGTCGACGGTAGGCAGCGCGAGAGCGTCGGTGTCTGCGGTCGCCAGATCCACCTCGGGCACCTCGGCGGGCGCGTCGTCGGCGCAGAACGGGCAGCGGGGGTGCGGGAGCAGGGGCTCCGAGGCGACATCGAGCGACTCCGTGTCCTGCACGATGAGCTGCCCGGCCGTCTCGGCGGGCAGCGCGCCGGTCGCCGACTTGAAGACCTCGAACCCGAGCAGGTTGCCGAGCATCGCGGACAGCGGACCGCCTGGAACCGGCGTGCCGGCCGGCAGGTCCAGCGCGAGCGCACTCCACACGTCGGCGGCCTGAGAGGAGGCCCCGTTGGCGCCGAGACGCAGCACCGCACACGCCCAACACCCTGTTGTCTGAGCCGACATGGCCGGTCCGGCGACCGAATGCCGCCCGAAGGACCAGGCTGGCAGGAGCGTGCGGCCCGCGGGCACGCCGGCCCGCAGCAGCGCAAGAATCACCCGCGGCGCGTGCGGCCCGCCGGTCACGACGACGACGTCGTACCCGTCCAGGCTGTCCCAGGTCACCGGCCCGTCCGCGAGATCGCGGACCTCGACCGGGCAGCCCTCGGCAGTGGCGGCCGCCGCCTCCTCCGCGATTGCCTCCCGGTCGAGGCCGGGCAGTACGCCGACGGCCGCGCCGCCGTTGCGGATCAGGCTCAGCGCACACCAGCGGGCCACCAGACCGGTGCCCACGACAGCCACGCGCGTGTTCCGGAACCGCTGGAAGCGCCGCGTCGCGTCGTCGGCGTAGTGGTCGACATAGGCGATCTGCGCCTCGAATCGGCGGGCCACATCGGCGGACGGCTCCGGCTCGGCAGACGAGTCCGCCGCGGGTCCGGCCGGGGCGTCGCGAGCGAAGCCTCGCTCGTACAGCGTGCCGACAAGCTCGCCGACCATGGCGCGCTGCCGGTCGCCGAACCCCTCGCAGATCTCGGCGACCGTGTGCTCGCCGTCGAAGTGGGGCACGAGAAGCGTGGCGAACCGGTACGCCGACTTGGCCGTCAGCCGGAATCCGCCGTCGGCGTTGTGGAAGAGGACACCGTCGGGGGTCTCGGTGAACAGGACGTCACGGCGGATCCGGGGGCGGGTCGCGGCGACGGCGTCGTACCGTGCGGAAAGCATGCGGATGTCACCTCGGGTCGGAGGGTCGGTGGGGGCGGGGACCGGGTGGTTCGGGGTAACGGGAAGCGGTCAGCCGGGAGTTCGGGCGGGCGCGGCGAGCTGACGCGCGTAGATTCTGAGCAGTTCGTGGATGCGGTACGGCTTGGGCGGGCCCTCCTCGACGAATCCGGCGTCCGCAAGCTGTTCGAGCACCTCGTCGGGCGGCGGCGACTCCGGGTTCCCGCCGCCCTCGAACTGCGCGGCCAGCCGCAGGAAGGCCTCACGCAGATCGGGATCGAGCCGCCCCAGAGCGGCTTCGAATACCTGGGGTACGGACATCAGCGGCTCGTCGGCGAGGGAGAGCCGGGCGGGCATGTCCTTGGCCAGCCAGCTCACGCAATCGGCGATGCCGAGGCCCGGCCGGGTCAGCAGACGGGCGGCGGCGATCCGCAGGCTGAGCGGGAAGTGCCCGCACATGCGGGCGAGTTCGCTTGCGGCGTCAGGTTCCTGGCCGACCCGCTCGGCACCCAGGGTGGCGACCAGGAGATCGTAGGACTCCTGCTCGTCGAGCGTGTCGAGGCGATGCACGACGCCGCCGTGCGTGGCGACCAGGCCCGCGAGCCCGCGTCTGCTGGTCACGACGGCGGCACCTTCGGCGGGGGAGGGGAGCAGAGGCCGTATCCGCCCGGCGCTCGCCACGTCGTCGAGGACGAGGAGCCGACGCCCCGGTCGGCTCGGGGAGGGAAGCCGCTCCAGGGCCTCCGCCGTACTGAGCGCACTGCCGTCAGGGTCGGTCATTGCCAGGGTGAAGCAGCCGCCGGGAAAGGCGTCCTGCACCAGATGGGCCGCCTGCAGGGCGAGGGCGGTCTTGCCGATGCCGGGGGCTCCGGAGATGACCACCAGGCCGGCCTGCGGGTGAATTGCGGTCAACGCGCGTTGAATCGCAGCAAGTTGAGTGGTGCGGCCGGTGAAGCAGGGGACGGGGGCGAGGGAGGGCACGGAGGCGACGGTGTGGCCGGGGGTGGTGACGGGGAGGCCGGGAGTGGTGTCTGTGGCTCGGGCGGACGTCGGGTCTTGCGGGGGGTCTGGTGCCTTGCCGTGAGCCGTGGGGGCGCCAGGCGGAAGGGCCGCCGCGACAGCCGGTGCCTGTTCCTGTGCCGGCGTTTGGGCCGGAGCCTGACTCGGCAGATCGGCCCTGGCGACCCCTGCCGGCAGCGCGGCCGGTCGCGTGGGTGTCCGTGCCTCGATCGCGGGGAGGACCTTGGGGACCGGGGCGGTATCCAGCTCCTCGCCACGGAGGATGGCCAACTCCAGCCGCTGGAGAGGTGCGCCCGGATCGATGCCGAACTCCTCCTTCAGCCGCTCCTTGACGGCCCGGATCTCCACAAGGGCTTCTGTCTGGCGGCCGGTTCGGTACAGCGCCTCGATCAACTGCTCAGCGAAACGTTCCCGCTCCGGGTGGCGTCGGGCCGCGTCCCACACGTCGGTCAGGACCTCGCGACATCGCCCGCGCGCCAGTTCGATGTCGCACAGCCGCTCCAGCGCCCTGAGCCGTTCCTCCGACAGCCGGGGTGCCTCGTAGCGGTGCAGCATGTGCGAGGAGACGTTGGCGAGTACGGGGCCCTGCCACAGGGCGAGGGCCTCGCGCAGTACGTACGACTCCGTCTCGGCGTCGCGGGCGGAGTCGGCCGACTGGACCAGGCCGCGGAAGCGGAGGAGGTCGAGGGTCTCGTGGTCCATCCGCATCCGGTAACCGCCCGGTACGGCCTCGATGGTGTCGTTGGCTATCCCGTACTTCGCGAAGATCCTGCGCAGCCGCAGGACACAGCTCTGCAGGGCGGCCCTGGCCGTGGCTGGGGGCTCGGTGTCCCAGACGGCGCGTAACAGATAGTCGGTCGAGACCACCGTGCCGGAGTGAATGAGCAGGGCGGCCAGGAGATTCGTGGGCTTGGAGGGCTGCAGGACGGCGGCGTGCTCACCGTCGGTGATACTCAGGAGCCCTAACAGCTGGAACCGCATCCTACTTATCGCTCCGTTGTGTCCTCTGGCGGTCCTGGCGCGCGGCTGGTCGAGCTCGCTCCTGGGCCCGGCAAAATACGGTTGCGAACGTCGGCGCCGTTGACTGATTAGGGGACGCGCGACGACCGGAAAGAAAGCCATTTCTATGGCGGCAATGTCCGGAAGCCTATTGCGTTGGCTTCCTCGCCTGTGCCAGCGGATACTTTAAGCGTGAGATTGCGGCAAGTCGATCCCCTGGTTTAAGAATATTGCCCAGGTGTCGGAATTTCGGCTGTATTCCATGAACGTCTCACATGGGCCCTTTGTCGGCCCTGTGTGGATGGTCAGGTCGGATCGCTTTCATAAACTCGCAGGTCAGTGTAGGTGAGGCGGCGGTTGTAGGCCCCGCCGTGACGCTTCGGAGGGTCGGATCCCGGTTGCGATCGGAAGGTGAAGGGGCTTCTTCTTTCCGTGCGGAAGCGATTGTTCCGTCATTGGTTCAATCCAATTCGGTGCGTTACCTGGGGTAACGTATAACTATACGCGCGAACGAAATGAGAGTCCCCGGCTGGCAGGTGAAGTGGGCCGGTTGAATAAGGACGCCTGAATTCCTTCTGACCGTCCGGGTGCGCGGGGCTCGGCCGTCCGGGACGGCCTACCACGACGGCGGCCCGCCTTCCTCCTCGCGAGCCATGCCTTGGTCGGGAGGTCCGAGACCGCTACCTCCATTGCGTACACCGACAAATCGCGGGCAGGCGGATGTCAAGGAACGAGTGAACAGCACGTGGTTCTTACGGCGGCGACGGAGGCGGATACGCCATGGACGCGAAGGTGTTGGAGCGGTTTCCAGCGGGAGCTCCGCGAGGATCGTGGCCCGCGGAGGAGTGTGCGGCCCGGCTGCGGGCTGAGGGCGAGCTCGACGCGACCGTCGTCATGGACCTGCAGTCGGACGCGTTCCTTGTGGTCGTCGGGGATCGTGGCAAGGACTGACGTGCCGTAGGGCTTCACGCGACGTGGGCTTCGGTTGGCGGACCCGTCCCCTAGCGGCCGATGTAGAACCGGATGACCGTGCCATCGGCGTCAGTGTGCACACGCACGAGGTCTGCGACGCAATGCACCAGCAGCAGGCCCCTGCCTCCCCGCTGGTCACGAGCGGGCGGACGGCGCCCGACCAGCGGATCGCTCAGATACCCGCGGTCGCTGACCTCGCACACCACCTGAGCGTCCTGCGCCCACACTCGCACGGTGCCGGAACCGCCCCCGTGTATGACGCTGTTGGTGGTGAGCTCGGCCACCGCCAGCGCCAGATCTTCCAGACTCACCCCCTGCAGCCCGAGTTGCGCTGCACACTCGACGGCGAAGTGACGCGTGGCCGACAGCTCCTGCACACCGAACTTCCGCGACTGGGCCGACGTGGGCGCAGGCCCCAGCGGCTGGTTGTACAGCTCCACGATGTGCCCGGGGGCAAAGGACGGGCTCGGATGCCGGGATGGGCCGGAGACGATCAGCGGGTGGGTGGCATACGCGTCGGCGAGGACGCGTTCCTCGAGCCGGTCAGCGTCGTAGGGACACAGGATGGTCGCTTCCCGGCCTTGGAAGGCGGGGTTGATCAGTGCCTCGTGTTGGGCGCAGGCCGGGTACTCCAGGCCGCTGCGGCCGGGCCAGATCGGCTCCCCGATGATCCGGACCCGCTTGCCGGGGTGTGCATCGGCGAAGGCGCGGAGCACGTTCGGGATGATCCGCCCCGGGTTGCGGCCGGCTTCGGTCATGTCGAGGAAGCGTACGGATTCTGCGTCAGCGCCCAGAGATAGCTTGAGTATGGCCAAGTTCGGGCCGGGCACGGCGACCGCCACCGGCTCCCCACCTTTGAGCCCGTCGCGGATGAAGGGGACGGTGCCTTCGAGGTACTCCTGCTCACCCCGGTAGAGCAGCGCCGGGTGCACGAACGGTTCGGTGGCAGCCGACGCGGTCATCATGACACCACCTCGATCGCGTGCAGCTTCGGCCACACCCCTGCAACGTCGGCGAAGGTCACCGCGGACCGTTCCTGATGACATACCGGCGCATCGCTCCGAACGAGTCCGTCCCGCATCTGCTCCCCATCTCGGTGCGTGGCCGGCGTGATCTCACCGGCCGCCCGCCACCCCGTATCACCGGTCAGAGGTGACACAGTCAGCTCACCGTCCAGCGGAGTGGGGAGTGATGTCGTTCCCTCTGCCT is a window from the Streptomyces sp. NBC_00299 genome containing:
- a CDS encoding AfsR/SARP family transcriptional regulator, translated to MRFQLLGLLSITDGEHAAVLQPSKPTNLLAALLIHSGTVVSTDYLLRAVWDTEPPATARAALQSCVLRLRRIFAKYGIANDTIEAVPGGYRMRMDHETLDLLRFRGLVQSADSARDAETESYVLREALALWQGPVLANVSSHMLHRYEAPRLSEERLRALERLCDIELARGRCREVLTDVWDAARRHPERERFAEQLIEALYRTGRQTEALVEIRAVKERLKEEFGIDPGAPLQRLELAILRGEELDTAPVPKVLPAIEARTPTRPAALPAGVARADLPSQAPAQTPAQEQAPAVAAALPPGAPTAHGKAPDPPQDPTSARATDTTPGLPVTTPGHTVASVPSLAPVPCFTGRTTQLAAIQRALTAIHPQAGLVVISGAPGIGKTALALQAAHLVQDAFPGGCFTLAMTDPDGSALSTAEALERLPSPSRPGRRLLVLDDVASAGRIRPLLPSPAEGAAVVTSRRGLAGLVATHGGVVHRLDTLDEQESYDLLVATLGAERVGQEPDAASELARMCGHFPLSLRIAAARLLTRPGLGIADCVSWLAKDMPARLSLADEPLMSVPQVFEAALGRLDPDLREAFLRLAAQFEGGGNPESPPPDEVLEQLADAGFVEEGPPKPYRIHELLRIYARQLAAPARTPG
- a CDS encoding anti-sigma factor RsbA family regulatory protein; the protein is MTASAATEPFVHPALLYRGEQEYLEGTVPFIRDGLKGGEPVAVAVPGPNLAILKLSLGADAESVRFLDMTEAGRNPGRIIPNVLRAFADAHPGKRVRIIGEPIWPGRSGLEYPACAQHEALINPAFQGREATILCPYDADRLEERVLADAYATHPLIVSGPSRHPSPSFAPGHIVELYNQPLGPAPTSAQSRKFGVQELSATRHFAVECAAQLGLQGVSLEDLALAVAELTTNSVIHGGGSGTVRVWAQDAQVVCEVSDRGYLSDPLVGRRPPARDQRGGRGLLLVHCVADLVRVHTDADGTVIRFYIGR
- a CDS encoding TOMM precursor leader peptide-binding protein, yielding MLSARYDAVAATRPRIRRDVLFTETPDGVLFHNADGGFRLTAKSAYRFATLLVPHFDGEHTVAEICEGFGDRQRAMVGELVGTLYERGFARDAPAGPAADSSAEPEPSADVARRFEAQIAYVDHYADDATRRFQRFRNTRVAVVGTGLVARWCALSLIRNGGAAVGVLPGLDREAIAEEAAAATAEGCPVEVRDLADGPVTWDSLDGYDVVVVTGGPHAPRVILALLRAGVPAGRTLLPAWSFGRHSVAGPAMSAQTTGCWACAVLRLGANGASSQAADVWSALALDLPAGTPVPGGPLSAMLGNLLGFEVFKSATGALPAETAGQLIVQDTESLDVASEPLLPHPRCPFCADDAPAEVPEVDLATADTDALALPTVDTAREADELVAELNRRSVLLRPHAGVFRRYDDEDITQTPLKLSAVELGVGHGRPRRIAAADVHHVAGARLRALHRAAETYAEHVVPHARTTAPEPAVRLAPAELATATGIGGAEADVREWEAAVSLLTKERFLVPGEAVRPFGAGNPERLFEATSAGMRAGASVSDAAAQGMLSVLAYDALRRAVRGAAVPGVTVPADADPELTFLMRSAVNLGVEAELLDLGERERSGVSVVLARAGTRWSVGAELSYRAAAVAALRELLGQVQLEQQGPADDTSFGDPVLSDLDPRALTVIGTVTADPDAVTSWADVLRRLGEQARDALVVPTGSADLERAGIHVVRVLLTSEARRVG